A window of the Streptomyces sp. NBC_01351 genome harbors these coding sequences:
- a CDS encoding transketolase family protein gives MSLSGRDAYRDELTRIAADDTSVICLEADLGGKGHPFEAAHPDRFFNLGIAEGAMVDMATGLAAAGYKPFISTFAPFAALRAAESLKLTLGYLAAGVTVVAPYAGVSGAWFGTTHHCLEDLAVLRSIPGVTIAAPYGEAEMRAVVREAARSGKPHYIRTGRNAAYDSLDPYGDADVPPPVTWEFRSGSGSGHDSDAVCLVSVGEEGTRLALEARRASPDTSHAHLVYLDHEHLAASAAELARHHRRFVVVEEHRGQGGAAEALALLMPGCEVTSVAAGQNWPAQGGDHEEVMAALGLDLPAVLAAVSRARGGYRPAQAAA, from the coding sequence ATGAGTCTTTCGGGACGTGACGCCTACCGGGACGAACTGACGAGGATCGCCGCCGACGACACCTCCGTCATCTGCCTGGAGGCCGACCTGGGTGGCAAGGGCCACCCGTTCGAGGCGGCCCACCCGGACCGCTTCTTCAACCTCGGCATAGCCGAGGGCGCCATGGTCGACATGGCGACGGGGCTGGCCGCGGCCGGCTACAAGCCCTTCATCAGCACCTTCGCGCCGTTCGCGGCGCTGCGGGCGGCGGAGAGCCTGAAGCTGACCCTGGGCTACCTCGCCGCCGGCGTCACCGTGGTCGCCCCGTACGCGGGGGTCTCCGGGGCCTGGTTCGGCACCACCCACCACTGCCTGGAGGACCTCGCGGTCCTGCGGAGCATCCCGGGCGTCACCATCGCCGCCCCCTACGGCGAGGCCGAGATGCGGGCCGTGGTCCGGGAGGCCGCACGGTCCGGGAAGCCGCACTACATCCGTACGGGCCGCAACGCCGCGTACGACTCCCTCGACCCGTACGGGGACGCGGACGTGCCCCCGCCCGTTACCTGGGAGTTCCGCAGCGGCTCCGGCTCCGGCCACGACTCCGACGCGGTGTGCCTGGTCTCGGTGGGCGAGGAGGGCACCCGCCTGGCCCTGGAGGCCCGCCGGGCCTCCCCGGACACCTCCCACGCGCACCTGGTCTACCTGGACCACGAGCACCTGGCCGCGTCCGCCGCCGAACTCGCCCGGCACCACCGGCGGTTCGTGGTCGTCGAGGAGCACCGCGGCCAGGGCGGCGCGGCCGAGGCGCTGGCACTGCTCATGCCCGGCTGCGAGGTCACCTCGGTGGCCGCCGGCCAGAACTGGCCCGCGCAGGGCGGTGACCACGAGGAGGTCATGGCCGCGCTCGGCCTCGACCTGCCCGCCGTGCTCGCGGCGGTGTCCCGGGCCCGGGGCGGCTACCGCCCCGCGCAGGCCGCCGCCTGA
- a CDS encoding DegT/DnrJ/EryC1/StrS family aminotransferase, whose product MITDFPAAPLPLPAAADIEAELAALGGGAMIPKALRRTLFPVITKEDVFNLMLAQRQVPEKVVADFAEAYRGYVGAEYALPTASGTSSLHMALVGAGVQPGDEVIVPAFTFIATAQAVVAAHAVPVFVDIDPLTYCMDPQAAAAAITSRTRALMPVHVHGLPADVTALRALADKHGLALVEDASHAHSAKIDGQVAGSFGDAAGQSLMADKNFPLGGEGGIAFFSTEEAYDRAVGYLARHGIDYGMSWVAAAFGSSQLKRLPYYDQIRARNATLLGEALSETGLFTPPHVPEGHVHAYNMYRITLHPEAVGLGDLPVHAVKEAVHELLVAEGVPAREWQNTPIPCHLPFQHRDGFGNGYPFSLNPGAVRDHRPEDFPVTLGMLDSTLVLCRELRSPVEWERARRYADAFTKVARRPDAVRKLVEAGDYRRPYEKAARLG is encoded by the coding sequence ATGATCACTGACTTCCCGGCAGCCCCGCTGCCCCTGCCCGCCGCCGCGGACATCGAGGCGGAACTGGCCGCCCTCGGCGGCGGGGCCATGATCCCCAAGGCCCTGCGCCGCACCCTCTTCCCCGTCATCACGAAGGAGGACGTCTTCAACCTGATGCTCGCGCAGCGTCAGGTACCCGAGAAGGTCGTCGCCGACTTCGCCGAGGCCTACCGCGGTTACGTCGGCGCCGAGTACGCCCTGCCGACCGCGAGCGGCACCTCCAGCCTCCACATGGCCCTGGTCGGCGCCGGCGTGCAGCCCGGCGACGAGGTGATCGTCCCCGCGTTCACCTTCATCGCCACCGCGCAGGCCGTCGTCGCGGCGCACGCCGTCCCGGTGTTCGTCGACATCGACCCGCTCACCTACTGCATGGACCCGCAGGCCGCGGCCGCCGCGATCACCAGCCGGACCCGCGCCCTCATGCCGGTCCACGTCCACGGCCTGCCGGCCGACGTGACCGCGCTGCGCGCCCTGGCCGACAAGCACGGCCTCGCCCTCGTCGAGGACGCCTCGCACGCCCACTCCGCCAAGATCGACGGCCAGGTCGCCGGCTCCTTCGGCGACGCCGCCGGCCAGAGCCTGATGGCCGACAAGAACTTCCCGCTCGGCGGCGAGGGCGGCATCGCCTTCTTCTCCACCGAGGAGGCCTACGACCGGGCCGTCGGTTACCTGGCGCGCCACGGCATCGACTACGGCATGTCCTGGGTCGCCGCGGCCTTCGGCAGCAGCCAGCTCAAGCGGCTGCCGTACTACGACCAGATCCGTGCGCGCAACGCCACCCTGCTGGGCGAAGCCCTCTCGGAGACGGGCCTGTTCACCCCGCCGCACGTCCCCGAGGGGCACGTGCACGCGTACAACATGTACCGGATCACCCTGCATCCCGAGGCCGTCGGCCTGGGCGACCTCCCCGTGCACGCGGTCAAGGAAGCGGTGCACGAGCTCCTCGTCGCCGAGGGCGTCCCCGCCCGCGAGTGGCAGAACACCCCCATCCCCTGCCACCTGCCCTTCCAGCACCGGGACGGCTTCGGCAACGGCTACCCCTTCTCGCTCAACCCCGGTGCCGTGCGCGACCACCGCCCGGAGGACTTCCCGGTCACCCTCGGGATGCTCGACAGCACCCTCGTCCTCTGCCGCGAGCTGCGCTCGCCGGTCGAGTGGGAACGCGCCCGGCGCTACGCCGACGCCTTCACGAAGGTCGCGCGGCGCCCGGACGCCGTCCGCAAGCTCGTCGAGGCCGGCGACTACCGCCGTCCGTACGAGAAGGCGGCCCGCCTTGGCTGA
- a CDS encoding degT/DnrJ/EryC1/StrS aminotransferase codes for MELFDTATVLARVLTSGVVMSIEKSDRELPGLERLLTKQTGRAKAVLLNSRTGAVHAALAGQRIGHGDTISVAGADADTEAFLNWLGVAVGGDGPVAYDYLALDACNADRLAELAAGSTAPALVVDLTGLGFGPAAAVLTDDPDVWNRAERLKIFGAYDLRTMWTQEEADPDLVPGVQFNYRLSPLVAACARMALTQAARPAATSGARS; via the coding sequence ATGGAACTGTTCGACACCGCCACGGTGCTCGCCCGCGTCCTCACCTCGGGCGTGGTCATGAGCATCGAGAAGAGCGACCGGGAACTGCCCGGTCTGGAACGGCTGCTCACGAAGCAGACCGGACGCGCCAAGGCCGTCCTGCTCAACAGCCGCACGGGCGCCGTACACGCGGCACTCGCCGGCCAGCGCATCGGCCACGGAGACACCATCTCCGTGGCCGGTGCGGACGCGGACACCGAGGCGTTCCTGAACTGGCTGGGCGTCGCCGTCGGCGGCGACGGTCCGGTCGCGTACGACTACCTGGCGCTGGACGCCTGCAACGCGGACCGGCTGGCCGAGCTGGCCGCCGGGTCCACCGCCCCCGCGCTGGTCGTGGACCTCACCGGGCTCGGCTTCGGACCGGCCGCGGCCGTCCTGACCGACGACCCCGACGTCTGGAACCGCGCCGAGCGCCTGAAGATCTTCGGCGCCTACGACCTGCGCACGATGTGGACGCAGGAAGAGGCCGACCCCGATCTGGTCCCCGGCGTCCAGTTCAACTACCGCCTGAGCCCCCTGGTGGCCGCCTGCGCGCGGATGGCCCTGACCCAAGCGGCGCGACCCGCCGCCACATCCGGAGCACGCTCATGA
- a CDS encoding thiamine pyrophosphate-dependent enzyme, which yields MTVLLDTPPTVVETDGDAEDALFATLSERAVQARRLIVDMAASTRGCHLGGSLSVLDILIAALHRASAGDGTEVVLSKGHAAAGLYAALHVSGVLPENPAPLYGLAGHPYTGHPGPKVPGVRFPTGSLGHGVPYAAGWALARRIGGQDGLGIAVAGDGELQEGLVWETCQVAAAQQLGNFVLVVDRNGGQNDGYVEDISPLHRLPERFAAFGFEVAETDGHDLRALTAILSADRSAARRPLAVIADTVKGKGVAAVQGKAGSHYVSIDATRAAKWKRAIR from the coding sequence ATGACCGTCCTGCTCGACACACCCCCCACGGTGGTCGAAACCGATGGCGACGCCGAGGACGCGCTGTTCGCCACCCTGTCCGAACGTGCGGTGCAGGCCAGGCGCCTCATCGTCGACATGGCGGCCAGTACGCGCGGCTGCCACCTCGGCGGCAGCCTCTCCGTGCTCGACATCCTGATCGCGGCCCTGCACCGGGCCTCGGCGGGGGACGGTACGGAGGTCGTCCTGAGCAAGGGACACGCGGCGGCGGGCCTGTACGCGGCCCTGCACGTCAGCGGTGTCCTGCCGGAGAACCCCGCCCCGCTGTACGGGCTGGCCGGCCACCCCTACACCGGCCACCCGGGCCCCAAGGTGCCGGGCGTGCGCTTCCCCACCGGGAGCCTCGGCCACGGCGTCCCGTACGCCGCCGGGTGGGCGCTGGCCCGCCGCATCGGCGGGCAGGACGGCCTCGGCATCGCCGTGGCCGGCGACGGGGAGCTCCAGGAGGGGCTCGTCTGGGAGACCTGCCAGGTCGCGGCGGCCCAGCAGCTGGGCAACTTCGTCCTCGTGGTCGACCGCAACGGCGGCCAGAACGACGGCTACGTCGAGGACATCTCGCCGCTGCACCGGCTCCCCGAGCGGTTCGCCGCCTTCGGGTTCGAGGTGGCCGAGACCGACGGGCACGACCTGCGGGCGCTGACCGCGATCCTGTCCGCCGACCGCTCGGCGGCCCGCCGGCCGCTCGCGGTCATCGCCGACACCGTCAAGGGGAAGGGCGTGGCCGCCGTACAGGGCAAGGCCGGCTCCCACTACGTATCCATCGACGCCACCCGCGCCGCCAAGTGGAAGCGAGCGATCCGATGA
- a CDS encoding hydrolase, whose amino-acid sequence MSGASAERPGPLVLRGVAVPAIDAEALFDVTVADGVFTGIERTGRPRRGDENELWPGYTETHAHVSLPPNWDDSVDDPRITALQYLYHGVTHVVDMFGFPLLADAWESGKVSSPWPYPELVHCGYAVTAMTNGAGLTGHGVEFPAPVHMLAVEADLEHALRTNRERGGTFLKVMFTDGTEQPGSPVKFSRLSERVMRFTARMAAERGVTAVIDCNTLEETLFAYACGFRLFAHSVRDRTLTGAEWEGLAGARFVSTLAGLRSMIMTREEFLTEYGREGFLETQDGYNLEFVRGIEKPFGIEYGCQETRTAALADMRRNALTALREGNLLVGTDSGNLGAYHGYSFLGELDALRGDDPALAAPLRHQATVGGRRYFDELRGEPAVAHHLTVGESATYNLHAPGRPLSALPLATVVRGVPIDRPALAHAIAELRSHETKGKAAL is encoded by the coding sequence ATGAGCGGGGCCTCCGCCGAGCGGCCCGGCCCGCTCGTCCTGCGGGGCGTGGCCGTCCCGGCCATCGACGCCGAGGCCCTCTTCGACGTGACCGTCGCGGACGGCGTCTTCACCGGCATCGAGCGCACCGGCCGACCGCGCCGCGGCGACGAGAACGAGCTGTGGCCCGGCTACACCGAGACCCACGCCCACGTCTCGCTGCCCCCCAACTGGGACGACTCGGTCGACGACCCGCGGATCACCGCCCTGCAGTACCTCTACCACGGGGTCACCCACGTGGTGGACATGTTCGGGTTCCCGCTGCTGGCCGACGCGTGGGAGTCCGGCAAGGTCTCCTCGCCGTGGCCGTACCCGGAGCTCGTGCACTGCGGCTACGCGGTGACCGCGATGACGAACGGCGCCGGACTCACCGGTCACGGCGTGGAGTTCCCGGCCCCGGTCCACATGCTCGCCGTGGAGGCCGACCTGGAGCACGCGCTGCGGACCAACCGGGAACGCGGCGGCACCTTCCTGAAGGTCATGTTCACGGACGGCACCGAGCAGCCGGGCAGTCCCGTGAAGTTCTCCCGGCTCTCCGAGCGGGTCATGCGCTTCACCGCCCGGATGGCCGCCGAGCGCGGTGTCACGGCCGTCATCGACTGCAACACCCTGGAGGAGACGCTGTTCGCGTACGCGTGCGGCTTCCGCCTCTTCGCGCACTCAGTCCGCGACCGGACCCTCACCGGGGCGGAGTGGGAGGGGCTCGCCGGCGCCCGGTTCGTCTCCACCCTCGCCGGACTGCGCTCGATGATCATGACCCGGGAGGAGTTCCTGACCGAGTACGGCCGGGAGGGCTTCCTGGAGACTCAGGACGGCTACAACCTGGAGTTCGTCCGGGGCATCGAGAAGCCCTTCGGGATCGAGTACGGCTGCCAGGAGACCCGCACCGCCGCCCTGGCCGACATGCGCCGCAACGCCCTCACCGCGCTCCGCGAGGGGAACCTGCTGGTCGGAACGGACTCCGGCAACCTGGGCGCCTACCACGGCTACTCCTTCCTCGGGGAGCTCGACGCCCTCCGCGGCGACGACCCCGCGCTGGCGGCCCCCCTGCGCCACCAGGCCACCGTCGGCGGCCGGCGCTACTTCGACGAGCTGCGCGGGGAGCCCGCCGTGGCGCACCACCTCACGGTCGGGGAGAGCGCGACCTACAACCTCCACGCGCCCGGCCGACCCCTCTCCGCCCTCCCGCTGGCCACCGTCGTGCGGGGGGTCCCCATCGACCGGCCCGCCCTCGCGCACGCCATCGCGGAGCTCCGCTCCCACGAGACGAAAGGCAAGGCCGCACTGTGA
- a CDS encoding MFS transporter, translating to MTTERRRALIGVNAGILLANTGSFIWFPVLVATLGGTGSGFWAGVVMCMTYIGRLLATFVYEGLAARLRVRGAVFLGTAVEAVALGLMGFTDGLPAYGILAFFIGFGSGASFPGLKNILVSFPDSERPKAFSTFQMCGQVGLFGGALLGGLMAGVDLRTLFTLVFAIFLVYCLVASSFIPRDGFTDPDRAEAPGKQPGKQQAGRTRAPLFSTAVLKGIEVRGATRYFLLSAVFWFLSISFVVGIPLHMQEFVDQWAPSAPFWITGLSVLVLQYPVFKFLIRHLRPGAVMAVGLTGMTAAFLAFGAGRTAPWVVVGCLVVVLGEILFVPSFDIWVARKVPEDRLAKAMGAMHFFRSAGNMIGSLLAGALFDLSRNAGVPGGNWYVTAAVAAVCAVICLLSRDEDNDSAVSVPDAAAATATATAPEAAAEPVPQPANAASA from the coding sequence GTGACCACCGAACGCAGGCGCGCCCTCATCGGCGTCAACGCCGGCATCCTGCTCGCCAACACCGGCAGCTTCATCTGGTTCCCCGTACTCGTCGCCACGCTCGGCGGCACCGGCAGCGGCTTCTGGGCCGGCGTGGTCATGTGCATGACCTACATCGGCCGGCTGCTCGCGACCTTCGTCTACGAAGGACTCGCGGCCCGCCTGCGGGTCCGCGGGGCGGTCTTCCTCGGCACCGCCGTGGAGGCGGTGGCCCTGGGCCTGATGGGCTTCACCGACGGGCTGCCGGCCTACGGCATCCTGGCCTTCTTCATCGGCTTCGGCTCCGGGGCCTCCTTCCCCGGCTTGAAGAACATCCTGGTGTCCTTCCCGGACAGCGAACGCCCCAAGGCCTTCTCGACCTTCCAGATGTGCGGCCAGGTCGGCCTGTTCGGTGGCGCGCTGCTCGGCGGCCTGATGGCCGGCGTGGACCTGCGCACCCTCTTCACCCTGGTCTTCGCGATCTTCCTCGTCTACTGCCTGGTCGCCTCGTCGTTCATCCCCCGGGACGGCTTCACCGACCCCGACCGCGCCGAAGCACCCGGGAAGCAGCCGGGGAAGCAGCAGGCCGGGCGGACCCGGGCGCCGCTGTTCAGCACCGCGGTGCTGAAGGGCATCGAAGTCCGCGGCGCCACGCGCTACTTCCTCCTGTCGGCCGTGTTCTGGTTCCTGTCCATCAGCTTCGTGGTCGGCATCCCGCTCCACATGCAGGAGTTCGTGGACCAGTGGGCCCCCTCCGCCCCGTTCTGGATCACCGGACTGAGCGTGCTGGTGCTCCAGTACCCGGTCTTCAAGTTCCTGATCAGGCACCTGCGTCCGGGCGCCGTCATGGCCGTCGGACTGACCGGCATGACCGCCGCGTTCCTCGCCTTCGGCGCCGGCCGCACCGCCCCGTGGGTCGTCGTCGGCTGCCTCGTCGTGGTGCTCGGCGAGATCCTCTTCGTGCCGTCCTTCGACATCTGGGTGGCCCGCAAGGTCCCCGAGGACCGGCTCGCCAAGGCCATGGGCGCCATGCACTTCTTCCGCAGCGCCGGAAACATGATCGGCTCGCTGCTCGCCGGGGCCCTGTTCGACCTGTCCCGGAACGCGGGCGTGCCCGGAGGCAACTGGTACGTCACGGCCGCGGTGGCGGCGGTCTGCGCCGTCATCTGCCTGCTCAGCCGCGACGAGGACAACGACAGCGCCGTGTCCGTG
- a CDS encoding M20/M25/M40 family metallo-hydrolase — translation MTRPLYVIKAGSATLDRGTIHQEVAGLVARGARVLVVAGGATGIERHYGAIGRPMPQLRLANGDTVRYCPPAEMAHLVDAYERVTLPAVETELRALGLSVFTAVAARGGLVTGRANRPLKALSAEDRPLVVRDHRVGVPTAVDTVRLNALLDAYDVVCVSPPVADPDGGSPLNVDADVLAAVLSNALDADHLRLVTGTPGLLTDPSDPRSTLENAYPGDGARYAGGRMRQKVRAAEMALEGSADVAVTGPHTMSDPSGWTRFWRTREPSADLALLTKLVSVPSVSGDEAELAAFLADWCRERGMSAEVDKAGNLVATRGTGPRRLLLLGHLDTVPHHWPVEWREDELWGRGSVDAKGSLANFLEVLAHADIPEDGQLRVVGAVEEEISSSKGAFHVRDHYPADAVVIGEPSGSQKLTLGYFGLFKLKVTASVASGHSAGMDAVSAPDLLIRALDGIREAVLSQAPDALSAVIDISCGTGREEHRATGILNFRVPPSADLPALRGAALGLGREGVTIEVLRATPGYSGSRSSALVKVFTRAFSDAGIRPRFVVKKGTSDMNTLATTWSDVPMVAYGPGDSALDHTDEERIGGMEYRTARSLLADAVNRWFALPEGSR, via the coding sequence GTGACCAGGCCCCTGTACGTGATCAAGGCGGGCAGCGCCACCCTCGACCGGGGGACCATCCACCAGGAAGTGGCGGGCCTCGTGGCCCGCGGCGCCCGGGTGCTGGTGGTCGCCGGCGGCGCGACCGGCATCGAGCGCCACTACGGGGCGATCGGCCGCCCGATGCCGCAGCTGCGGCTGGCCAACGGCGACACCGTGCGCTACTGCCCGCCCGCGGAGATGGCGCACCTGGTCGACGCCTACGAGCGGGTCACCCTGCCCGCCGTGGAGACGGAGCTGCGGGCGCTCGGGCTGAGCGTGTTCACCGCCGTCGCCGCGCGCGGCGGTCTGGTGACCGGCCGGGCGAACCGGCCCCTGAAGGCCCTGTCCGCCGAGGACCGGCCGCTCGTGGTCCGCGACCACCGCGTCGGCGTCCCCACCGCCGTCGACACCGTGCGGCTGAACGCCCTGCTGGACGCGTACGACGTGGTCTGCGTGTCCCCGCCGGTCGCCGACCCGGACGGCGGCTCGCCGCTGAACGTCGACGCCGACGTGCTGGCCGCGGTCCTCAGCAACGCGCTGGACGCCGACCACCTGCGGCTGGTCACCGGCACGCCCGGTCTGCTGACCGACCCCTCCGATCCCCGCTCCACGCTGGAGAACGCCTACCCCGGCGACGGAGCACGGTACGCCGGCGGCCGCATGCGCCAGAAGGTGCGCGCGGCCGAAATGGCCCTGGAGGGCAGCGCGGACGTGGCGGTCACCGGGCCGCACACCATGTCCGACCCCTCCGGCTGGACCCGGTTCTGGCGTACCCGGGAGCCCTCCGCCGACCTCGCCCTGCTCACCAAGCTGGTCTCGGTGCCCTCGGTCTCGGGCGACGAGGCGGAACTCGCCGCCTTCCTCGCCGACTGGTGCCGCGAGCGCGGCATGAGCGCCGAGGTCGACAAGGCGGGCAACCTCGTCGCCACCCGCGGCACCGGCCCCCGGCGCCTGCTGCTCCTCGGCCACCTCGACACGGTCCCCCACCACTGGCCCGTCGAATGGCGCGAGGACGAACTGTGGGGCCGCGGCAGCGTCGACGCCAAGGGCAGTCTGGCCAACTTCCTGGAGGTGCTCGCCCACGCGGACATCCCCGAGGACGGCCAGCTGCGCGTGGTCGGCGCGGTCGAGGAGGAGATCTCCTCCTCCAAGGGCGCCTTCCACGTCCGTGACCACTACCCCGCGGACGCCGTCGTCATCGGGGAGCCCAGCGGCTCGCAGAAACTGACCCTCGGCTACTTCGGGCTCTTCAAGCTCAAGGTGACGGCGTCGGTGGCCAGCGGCCACTCGGCGGGCATGGACGCGGTGTCCGCCCCGGACCTGCTGATCCGGGCCCTCGACGGGATCCGCGAGGCGGTCCTCTCGCAGGCGCCGGACGCGCTCAGCGCGGTCATCGACATCAGCTGCGGCACCGGCCGCGAGGAGCACCGGGCCACCGGGATCCTCAACTTCCGCGTGCCGCCCTCGGCGGACCTCCCGGCACTGCGCGGCGCCGCGCTCGGCCTCGGCCGCGAGGGCGTGACCATCGAGGTCCTGCGGGCCACCCCGGGCTACTCCGGGAGCCGCTCCAGCGCGCTGGTCAAGGTCTTCACCCGGGCCTTCTCCGACGCCGGCATCCGGCCGCGGTTCGTGGTGAAGAAGGGCACGTCCGACATGAACACCCTGGCCACCACGTGGAGCGACGTGCCGATGGTGGCGTACGGGCCGGGCGACTCGGCCCTCGACCACACCGACGAGGAGCGGATCGGCGGCATGGAGTACCGCACGGCGCGCTCGCTGCTGGCCGACGCGGTCAACCGCTGGTTCGCACTGCCCGAGGGGAGCCGCTGA
- a CDS encoding ATP-grasp domain-containing protein produces MHILMIECNPNGIAGIANALELGHEVTLVSVDPDFYLGASPLAEAAYAHPNCHVVKSEQAFSIDELIALATDLHAERPIHGVTTYSEYHTVHTASVAKALGLPGMSVEGARNARHKHLTRLTLDGTGIRQPRFAHVADVNDIESAVREVGFPCVVKPSDGTASLHVLHLKDEDDLTAYLAELADVVDYGRGVVRIPDILIEEFVTGELISVESCVLAKGEVVNLGLTDRPLSGFPHFIEMGATYFSGHPLQDELFAMTTGILDELGVDFGFIHTEFLLGPDGPVLCEVNGRLIGGIVPTLMEISSGVDAYLQVIRQALGETPELPFPGRTTAGGHWFGAPIAGTVDSIGFDGLAELPGFHGAQAYKKPGTEVSRLSKSNFDWIGHIIFTGEGRDEVNKRCEEGLDAIDLRMKVEVAR; encoded by the coding sequence ATGCACATCCTCATGATCGAATGCAACCCGAACGGCATCGCCGGCATCGCCAACGCCCTGGAGCTGGGGCACGAGGTCACCCTGGTGTCGGTCGACCCCGACTTCTACCTCGGCGCCTCCCCGCTGGCCGAGGCGGCCTACGCCCACCCGAACTGCCACGTCGTCAAGAGCGAGCAGGCGTTCTCCATAGACGAGCTCATCGCGCTGGCGACGGACCTGCACGCCGAGCGCCCCATCCACGGCGTCACCACCTACAGCGAGTACCACACCGTGCACACCGCCTCGGTGGCGAAGGCGCTCGGCCTCCCGGGCATGAGCGTCGAGGGCGCCCGCAACGCACGGCACAAGCACCTGACCCGCCTCACCCTGGACGGCACCGGCATCCGCCAGCCGCGCTTCGCCCACGTCGCCGACGTGAACGACATCGAGTCCGCCGTACGGGAGGTCGGGTTCCCCTGCGTCGTCAAGCCCTCGGACGGCACGGCCAGCCTCCACGTCCTGCACCTGAAGGACGAGGACGACCTGACCGCCTACCTGGCCGAGCTCGCGGACGTCGTCGACTACGGGCGCGGCGTCGTGCGCATCCCGGACATCCTGATCGAGGAGTTCGTCACCGGCGAGCTGATCTCGGTCGAGTCCTGCGTGCTGGCCAAGGGCGAGGTCGTCAACCTCGGCCTGACCGACCGACCGCTCAGCGGGTTCCCGCACTTCATCGAGATGGGCGCCACCTACTTCAGCGGTCACCCCCTCCAGGACGAGCTGTTCGCCATGACCACCGGGATCCTGGACGAGCTGGGCGTGGACTTCGGCTTCATCCACACCGAGTTCCTGCTCGGTCCGGACGGTCCGGTGCTGTGCGAGGTCAACGGCCGTCTGATCGGCGGGATCGTGCCGACGCTGATGGAGATCTCCTCCGGTGTCGACGCCTACCTGCAGGTCATCCGGCAGGCCCTGGGCGAGACCCCCGAGCTCCCCTTCCCCGGCCGGACCACCGCGGGCGGCCACTGGTTCGGCGCCCCGATCGCCGGGACCGTGGACTCCATCGGCTTCGACGGTCTGGCGGAACTGCCCGGTTTCCACGGCGCCCAGGCGTACAAGAAGCCCGGTACCGAGGTCAGCCGGCTCTCCAAGAGCAACTTCGACTGGATCGGCCACATCATCTTCACCGGCGAGGGCCGCGACGAGGTCAACAAGCGCTGCGAGGAGGGCCTGGACGCCATCGACCTGCGGATGAAGGTCGAGGTCGCCCGATGA
- the argC gene encoding N-acetyl-gamma-glutamyl-phosphate reductase, whose amino-acid sequence MADIGDSKIRVAVIGGSGYTGGEVIRLLLEHPGVELAFLSAERNAGATIGSVHPWIRNHPKAGGLKFRPLSELADTDGVDIAFGCLPTGALPERLPLIAAHAKRVLNLGGDFRLRDVGDIGTHYPKTSAHPPLEDFAYFVPELSRTVPESRFISLPGCMAVTSIYALYPLFAESLVEEHVIVDAKTGSTGGGRGSDEPPAERTGNFRVHKLYGHRHAPEIHQAIAEYTGATLDLQFSTHSLDVARGIMVTAYTRLRPEVSALDVKRAYAKAYVGKPFVRVRPAPKAPQDFPMLKAVVGSNVAEVAIAVRDGQCIAVAALDNLIKGAAGQAIQAMNLLCGFDETAGLPTTAVSP is encoded by the coding sequence TTGGCTGACATCGGAGACTCCAAGATCCGCGTCGCCGTCATCGGCGGCAGCGGGTACACAGGCGGAGAAGTGATCCGCCTGCTGCTCGAACACCCCGGCGTGGAGCTCGCCTTCCTCTCCGCGGAACGCAACGCGGGCGCCACCATCGGCAGCGTCCACCCCTGGATCCGCAACCACCCCAAGGCGGGCGGCCTCAAGTTCCGCCCGCTCTCGGAGCTCGCGGACACCGACGGCGTCGACATCGCCTTCGGGTGCCTGCCGACCGGCGCGCTGCCCGAGCGGCTGCCGCTGATCGCCGCGCACGCGAAGCGCGTCCTCAACCTGGGCGGCGACTTCCGGCTGCGGGACGTGGGGGACATCGGAACCCACTACCCGAAGACCTCGGCGCACCCGCCGCTGGAGGACTTCGCGTACTTCGTGCCGGAGCTGAGCCGGACCGTCCCGGAGAGCCGGTTCATCAGCCTGCCCGGCTGCATGGCCGTCACCAGCATCTACGCCCTCTACCCGCTCTTCGCCGAGTCCCTGGTGGAGGAGCACGTCATCGTCGACGCCAAGACCGGTTCCACCGGCGGCGGGCGCGGCAGTGACGAACCGCCGGCCGAGCGCACCGGGAACTTCCGGGTGCACAAGCTGTACGGGCACCGGCACGCGCCGGAGATCCACCAGGCCATCGCCGAGTACACCGGCGCGACCCTGGACCTCCAGTTCTCCACCCACAGCCTCGACGTGGCGCGGGGGATCATGGTGACCGCGTACACCCGGCTGCGCCCCGAGGTCTCGGCGCTGGACGTCAAGCGCGCCTACGCCAAGGCGTACGTCGGCAAGCCGTTCGTCCGGGTCCGCCCGGCGCCGAAGGCCCCGCAGGACTTCCCGATGCTCAAGGCCGTCGTCGGCTCGAACGTCGCCGAGGTGGCGATCGCGGTCCGCGACGGGCAGTGCATCGCCGTGGCCGCCCTCGACAACCTGATCAAGGGCGCGGCGGGCCAGGCCATCCAGGCCATGAACCTGCTCTGCGGTTTCGACGAGACGGCCGGTCTGCCCACCACGGCGGTGTCCCCGTGA